Proteins co-encoded in one Anguilla anguilla isolate fAngAng1 chromosome 16, fAngAng1.pri, whole genome shotgun sequence genomic window:
- the LOC118215730 gene encoding uncharacterized protein LOC118215730 translates to MSSCTLLLLLVSCSGALASHFYGGTLTFTPKGRNPDGSFRVDIRYKQTYESCYLWNEWYCHSGDCGYDSRFEVAEVDSGTSGVSYYGGRWCTIEALMTKNIRSNQPFEMGKTGCCWIFNSLSYSASWALLTHVDLGIRSDTREPNRSPVTAVLPFIRIPQNCPRRLKLLAHDPDKDQVRCRYGTTQNECFYCHHHTGFYLDENSCTLTYQYNSIQNAHAFEIVLEDFPRQQITLSYTDGTLSRKSPLVTGQKQWYQAPTTTDAPTTTAVATTQSWWNRLISTPAPYWGSQLYSTPSPWWWNQPNTSPAPYWWNQPGTTATTSTTSTTAQWQQSTTTTPFPTTPLHAPSTNPLSKIPLHFAIQVDPAVHSCTEGELLPRFLPPTPRNGEFRNASVNQELEIRLKATATQSWVNNFIISGPLNITKYNTIGGADGESLIRWTPTENDLGDHVPICFIAESQSGSSIFHSEMRCIIVTVGHTYGKANVICNENTMTVELEKSSIIGLHEDHLRLNDASCTPISNSTHVIATMSLSSCGTILEEDVDNLIFKNEITSYDKLDGVITRKHQVEIGFSCTYPKKGNVSLEFRAHKIPFVFTEKGFGKFTYQFEFFHSDLFDHMVDPSTYPVEVSLREMLYMEIKATSSFANTELFVESCRATPVDDPNYHIFYDIFENGCAVDETVVVYSNNSSEFKFGIEAFKFIGQHEEVFISCSVILCVAGNPFTRCSQGCINATAAPVIHHHHRRAVATETIRHYISQGPLRLKKSTDITVSNMSLNMNLVFIAAVLLVAVGIMCGAVIYTAKRSKVKYQPLPSTDF, encoded by the exons ATGTCTTCCTGCAcactcctgctgctcctggtcTCCTGTTCTGGAGCCCTGGCCTCCCACTTCTACGGAGGGACCCTGACCTTCACCCCGAAAGGAAGGAACCCCGATGGATCGTTCAGG GTGGACATCCGCTACAAGCAGACTTACGAGTCCTGCTATCTGTGGAATGAGTGGTACTGTCACAGTGGGGACTGTGGGTACGACAGCAGATTTGAGGTTGCAGAAGTGGACAGCGGTACTAGTGGAGTCAGTTATTATGGAGGCAGGTGGTGTACAATCGAAGcattaatgacaaaaaatattcGAAGCAACCAGCCTTTTGAAATGGG GAAAACAGGGTGTTGTTGGATTTTCAATTCGTTAAGCTATAGTGCATCATGGGCTCTTCTGACACATGTGGACCTTGGGATCAGGTCAGACACTCGGGAACCCAACCGATCTCCAGTGACAGCAGTTCTGCCTTTCATCCG gaTACCTCAGAACTGTCCAAGGAGACTTAAATTGCTGGCTCATGACCCCGATAAGGACCAAGTCAGATGCAGATATGGAACAACTCAAAATGAGTGCTTTTACTGCCACCACCACACAGGATTCTACCTGGATGAA aattccTGCACCCTGACTTACCAGTACAACTCCATCCAAAATGCTCATGCCTTTGAGATTGTCCTGGAGGATTTCCCCAGACAACAAATCACTCTGTCTTACACCGATGGCACATTGTCCAGGAAGTCTCCACTAGTGACAGGACAAAAGCAGTGGTACCAGGCCCCTACAACTACAGATGCCCCTACGACTACAGCAGTCGCTACGACACAGTCGTGGTGGAACCGGCTTATCAGCACGCCCGCACCGTACTGGGGAAGCCAACTCTACAGTACACCttccccctggtggtggaacCAACCCAACACTTCACCTGCACCTTACTGGTGGAACCAGCCTGGCACTACAGCCACAACCTCCACAACTTCAACAACAGCACAGTGGCAGCAGTCCACTACAACCACCCCTTTTCCCACAACACCTTTGCATGCTCCCTCTACGAACCCACTGAGCAAAATCCCACTGCATTTTGCAATCCAAG TTGACCCAGCTGTGCATTCCTGTACTGAGGGGGAACTTCTGCCCCGGTTTCTGCCCCCGACTCCAAGAAATGGAGAATTTCGCAATGCCTCTGTCAATCAGGAACTGGAAATTAGGCTCAAAGCTACAGCAACACAATCATG GGTAAATAACTTCATTATCAGTGGACCTCTGAACATCACAAAGTACAACACTATCGGTGGAGCAGATGGAGAATCTCTAATAAGATGGACACCAACTGAAAATGACCTTGGTGATCATGTTCCCATTTGCTTCATTGCAGAGAGTCAATCTGG GTCCAGtatttttcattctgaaatgaGATGCATCATTGTCACCGTTGGACACACATATG GCAAAGCCAATGTGATTTGTAACGAGAACACAATGACAGTGGAATTggagaagtcctcaataattgGACTTCATGAAGATCACCTGCGTCTCAATGATGCCTCCTGCACCCCCATCTCCAACAGCACCCATGTGATCGCTACCATGTCCCTCAGCTCCTGTGGGACAATACTGGAG GAGGACGTGGACAACCTGATCTTCAAAAACGAAATTACGTCATATGACAAACTCGATGGCGTCATTACCAGGAAACACCAGGTGGAGATCGGGTTCTCATGCACGTACCCCAAGAAGGGCAATGTGTCTCTGGAATTCAGGGCGCACAAGATTCCTTTCGTGTTCACGGAAAAAGGGTTCGGAAAGTTCACCTACCAGTTTGAGTTCTTCCACAGTGACCTGTTCGACCACATGGTGGACCCCAGTACCTACCCAGTAGAGGTGTCCCTGAGAGAGATGCTCTACATGGAAATCAAAGCCACTTCCTCTTTTGCCAACACTGAACTCTTTGTGGAGTCCTGCAGAGCAACCCCTGTTGATGACCCCAACTatcacattttctatgacatATTTGAAAATGG tTGCGCAGTGGACGAGACAGTGGTGGTCTATTCAAATAACTCTTCAGAATTCAAATTTGGAATTGAGGCCTTCAAGTTCATTGGGCAGCATGAGGAG GTCTTCATAAGCTGCTCAGTCATCCTGTGTGTGGCAGGGAACCCCTTCACCAGATGTTCTCAGGGCTGCATCAATGCCACAGCCGCCCCTGTTATACATCACCACCATAGGAGGGCTGTTGCCACAGAGACGATCAgacactacatttcccaggggCCTTTGCGTCTAAAGAAGAGCACAGACATCACAG tttccaACATGAGCTTGAACATGAACCTGGTTTTCATCGCTGCTGTTCTCCTGGTCGCGGTTGGAATtatgtgtggagcagtgatttATACAGcaaagaggtcaaaggtcaaatacCAACCACTTCCATCCACTGACTTCTGA